A region of Triplophysa dalaica isolate WHDGS20190420 chromosome 20, ASM1584641v1, whole genome shotgun sequence DNA encodes the following proteins:
- the LOC130409535 gene encoding isocitrate dehydrogenase [NAD] subunit gamma, mitochondrial-like yields the protein TKTNARRKLPRYLSHSRLHVEERTILSCDVGHLATSPRTDSKWELKLTVCCQRKKSTYTPPPAKYGGRHTVTLIPGDGIGPELLNHVRDLFRFCCAPVDFEIVKVDSGATSENDINNAITAIKRNGVALKGNIETNHNFPPSHKSRNYLLRTSLDLYANIMHCQSLPGVPTRHKGIDIIIIRENTEGEYSSLEHENVPGVVECLKIITRTNSLRIAEYAFNLAREQGRRKVTAVHKANIMKLGDGLFLQCCKEVAAGYPEITFDNMIVDNTTMQLVSKPQQFDVMVMPNLYGNVVSNVCAGLVGGPGLVPGVNYGKDYSVFETATRNTGKSIANKNIANPTAILLASCLMLDHLRLHAYASMIRNAVLKTLSETRLHTSDLGGQATTSEVVHSIMQEIQRGGPRTSLHI from the exons acaaaaacaaacgcCCGACGTAAGCTCCCTCGCTATCTGTCTCACTCACGACTTCATGTTGAGGAGAGGACCATACTTTCATGCGACGTCGGCCATCTTGCGACTTCCCCGCGGACCGACAGCAAGTGGGAG CTGAAACTGACTGTTTGCTGCCAAAGAAAGAAGTCCACATATACT cCTCCTCCTGCTAAATATGGCGGCAGACACACTGTGACTTTGATCCCTGGGGATGGTATTGGGCCGGAACTCCTGAACCACGTCAGAGATCTCTTCAG ATTTTGCTGTGCACCAGTGGATTTTGAGATTGTCAAGGTGGATTCAGGCGCTACTTCTGAGAATGATATCAACAACGCTATTACTGCAATTAAACGGAATGGAGTCGCGCTTAAGG GTAACATAGAGACCAACCACAACTTTCCTCCATCTCATAAATCCAGGAACTATTTGCTTCG GACATCTTTGGACCTGTATGCTAATATAATGCACTGCCAGTCACTTCCTGGAGTCCCGACACGCCACAAAGGCAttgacatcatcatcataagGGAGAATACTGAAGGAGAGTATAGCAGCCTGGAGCATGAG AACGTTCCCGGAGTGGTGGAGTGTTTAAAGATAATAACACGCACAAATTCGTTGCGGATTGCTGAATATGCTTTTAACCTGGCTAGGGAACAAGGGCGCCGTAAGGTCACGGCGGTACACAAAGCTAACATCAT GAAGTTGGGGGATGGCCTTTTTCTGCAGTGCTGTAAAGAGGTGGCAGCTGGATATCCAGAGATCACATTTGATAACATGATCGTGGATAACACAACCATGCAG CTGGTCTCCAAGCCCCAACAATTTGATGTGATGGTAATGCCTAACCTTTATGGAAACGTGGTGAGTAACGTGTGTGCTGGACTTGTTGGAGGTCCGGGGCTGGTACCAGGAGTCAACTATGGCAAGGACTATTCTGTTTTTGAGACC GCCACTAGGAACACTGGAAAAAGCATTGCGAACAAGAATATTGCAAACCCCACTGCCATATTGCTGGCGAGCTGCCTGATGCTGGATCACTTGAG ACTTCATGCATATGCCAGTATGATTCGGAATGCAGTTCTGAAAACTTTGTCTGAAACCCGG TTGCACACATCTGACTTGGGAGGTCAGGCCACGACCTCTGAGGTGGTCCATTCCATTATGCAGGAGATTCAGAGAGGGGGACCCCGCACATCACTACATATCTGA
- the fam120c gene encoding constitutive coactivator of PPAR-gamma-like protein 2 isoform X1 translates to MGVQGFQEYLEKRCPGAAVPVDLLKLARTAGRQPPHYHHHHHHPNSLPPPPPPARILVDADSGLQRLYGGYQTDWVCGGEWNAMLGYLAALSQACLYQGGLELVVIFNGTLGKDRWPEWARRAQGQRQTAQLIVNHVGSKATPPPRAWFLPPACLSHCVRLAMFRFRVRVVQTLEDHHQEVLSLYRDYGFQGLIAQDSEFALCNVPAYFSSHALKLSWNGKNLTTHQYLLTEAARQLGLKTQHLPIFAALLGNHILPDEDLAAFHWSLLGPEHPLASLKVRAHQLVLPPCEVVIKAVSEYVASIKDLGNLDLVAKDVFKQSQSRTEDKVERFKKAVDYFSVASKPRPLSMGPSPYLFPGFGPSQFSGPPGHMGAMPPGKAQFGPPQVSGVKVPYPGGLFGSSPAIGPALLCQNPTQPLQDCNDSLVGKMGFADWSAPYDSSQGGNRQPNHHSAAPTGPSPSSSSSSDGEEQNDTSSNHLADKSLRWEDPSGRGGGASGDSHHGIGSGPAIPSLLSMPTRSHMDITTPPLPQVSAEVLRVAEHRHRRGLMYPQIYHILTKGEMKMPVCIEDECNPDLPPASLLFRSARQYAYGVLFSLAETQRRLERLAMRRRSPVDVPPVIVKEWCASKAKSALTPELVPALCFREWTCPNLRRLWLGRASEDRSRRTRAFLACMRSDCPALLNPACVPSHLLLMCCVLRYMMQWPGGRILQRHELDAFLAQAVSNQLYEPDQLQELKVEKVDNRGVQLASLFMSGVDTALFVNDVCGQPLPWDHCCPWGFFDGKLFQSKLAKATRDRASLLDMCEGQEELVSRVEKMRQAILESINLSRPPPPPPPLPPPAFLPPAMVPPFHPMHHLYPPRPLGSMPPPYHHPQHRPRAFPGIQSIPPQGGKLEIAGMVVGQWAGNKPLRGRGGFNMQVVSVGGRGRGKELASRGRGGKKMTTNKTQTLSSSPPSSSPPKLSEDPKAVGRPAGPQEGTETVSQQLNGSSSGSATGQDLDLPPLAQPIQCALASRDNQSEDDVEVEAPCCLDDCPSDGALQKEE, encoded by the exons ATGGGGGTTCAAGGCTTTCAAGAGTATTTGGAGAAACGTTGCCCCGGGGCGGCAGTTCCAGTAGACCTACTCAAGCTCGCACGAACAGCAGGCCGTCAGCCCCCACATtatcaccaccaccaccaccatccAAACTCGCTGCCTCCGCCTCCCCCGCCAGCTCGCATTCTCGTTGACGCAGACTCTGGCCTTCAGCGGCTTTATGGGGGCTACCAGACCGACTGGGTTTGTGGAGGCGAATGGAACGCAATGCTCGGCTATCTGGCGGCGCTCTCCCAGGCCTGCTTGTATCAGGGCGGACTGGAGCTGGTGGTGATTTTTAACGGCACACTTGGGAAGGATCGCTGGCCGGAGTGGGCGCGGCGGGCGCAGGGGCAGAGGCAAACAGCGCAGCTTATCGTCAACCACGTCGGCAGCAAAGCCACGCCCCCTCCGCGGGCCTGGTTTCTGCCCCCTGCCTGCCTGAGCCACTGTGTCCGCCTCGCTATGTTTCGATTCCGCGTGCGG GTGGTACAGACCCTTGAGGACCATCACCAGGAGGTGCTATCCCTCTACAGAGACTACGGTTTTCAGGGTCTGATCGCACAGGACTCCGAGTTTGCGCTATGCAACGTCCCAGCCTATTTCAGCTCACATGCTCTCAAGCTCTCCTGGAATGGCAAGAATCTTACCACTCACCAGTACCTGCTGACAGAGGCTGCTCGCCAACTTGGCCTCAAGACCCAGCACCTGCCCATCTTTGCTGCTCTACTCG GTAACCACATTCTGCCAGATGAAGACTTGGCTGCCTTTCATTGGAGTCTTCTGGGGCCAGAACACCCTCTAGCCTCACTCAAG GTAAGGGCTCATCAGTTAGTTCTCCCACCCTGTGAGGTTGTCATCAAGGCTGTATCTGAGTATGTGGCGTCTATCAAAGATCTTGGGAATTTGGATTTGGTGGCCAAGGATGTTTTTAAGCAGTCACAG TCTCGAACTGAAGACAAAGTTGAAAGATTTAAGAAGGCAGTGGATTATTTTTCAGTGGCCAGTAAACCAAGACCTCTTTCCATGGGACCTTCTCCTTACCTCT TTCCAGGTTTTGGGCCTAGTCAGTTTAGTGGACCTCCAGGCCACATGGGGGCAATGCCGCCTGGCAAAGCTCAG TTTGGTCCACCCCAGGTGTCAGGTGTTAAGGTGCCTTATCCAGGTGGGCTATTTGGATCCAGCCCTGCCATTGGTCCTGCCCTTTTATGCCAGAACCCCACACAGCCTCTACAGGACTGTAATGATTCACTAGTTGGGAAAATGGGCTTTGCTGATTGGTCTGCACCGTATGATTCCTCTCAAGGTGGCAACCGACAGCCCAATCATCACTCAGCTGCTCCAACAGGCCCATCCCCTTCATCGTCATCATCTTCAGATGGGGAAGAGCAAAATGACACCAGCTCTAA TCATTTGGCTGACAAGTCTTTGAGATGGGAAGATCCCAGTGGACGGGGAGGCGGGGCCTCTGGGGACAGTCACCACGGTATTGGAAGTGGCCCTGCTATCCCGTCATTGCTGTCCATGCCAACACGGAGTCACATGGACATCACAACGCCACCCCTTCCACAGGTCAGTGCTGAGGTGCTGAGAGTggcagaacacagacacagaagaGGACTCATGTACCCACAGATCTACCACATCCTGACCAAG GGGGAGATGAAGATGCCCGTGTGTATAGAGGATGAGTGCAACCCAGACCTGCCACCTGCCTCGCTACTTTTCCGTTCTGCCCGCCAATATGCCTACGGGGTGCTGTTCAGCTTGGCTGAGACCCAGCGGAGGTTGGAGAGACTGGCCATGCGCAGACGCAGTCCAGTTGACG TGCCCCCAGTGATTGTAAAGGAGTGGTGTGCCAGTAAAGCTAAATCTGCCCTGACTCCAGAGCTCGTCCCAGCCCTGTGTTTCCGTGAGTGGACATGTCCCAACCTGAGGCGGTTGTGGCTGGGCAGAGCCTCAGAGGACCGTAGCCGCCGCACTAGAGCGTTCCTGGCATGCATGCGCTCAGACTGCCCTGCCCTTCTCAACCCGGCTTGTGTGCCGTCTCACCTGCTGCTCATGTGCTGTGTGCTCAG gtaTATGATGCAGTGGCCGGGAGGCCGCATTCTTCAGCGCCATGAGCTTGATGCCTTTTTGGCTCAAGCTGTGTCCAACCAGCTCTATGAGCCCGACCAACTTCAGGAACTCAAG GTGGAGAAGGTGGATAACCGTGGGGTACAGCTGGCCTCTCTGTTCATGAGCGGTGTGGACACTGCCTTGTTTGTGAATGATGTATGCGGACAGCCCCTGCCATGGGACCACTGCTGCCCTTGGGGCTTCTTTGATGGAAAGTTGTTCCAGAGCAAGCTAGCTAAAGCCACCAGAGACAGAGCCTCCTTACTTGACATGTGTGAAGGCCAG GAGGAACTGGTTTCAAGGGTGGAGAAGATGCGCCAGGCCATTCTAGAAAGCATCAACCTCTCCCGACCGCCTCCCCCTCCTCCACCACTGCCACCCCCTGCATTCCTCCCCCCTGCCATGGTGCCTCCTTTCCACCCCATGCATCATCTGTACCCTCCTCGACCCCTGGGCTCCATGCCACCACCATATCATCACCCCCAGCACCGGCCCAGGGCCTTCCCAG GAATCCAGTCTATACCTCCCCAGGGTGGCAAGCTGGAAATTGCTGGCATGGTTGTTGGTCAGTGGGCTGGAAACAAGCCACTACGTGGCAGAGGGGGATTTAATATGCAGGTGGTGTCAGTAGGAGGAAGAGG aAGGGGTAAAGAGCTAGCAtcaagaggaagaggagggaaGAAAATgaccacaaacaaaacacag ACACTTTCGTCATCACCTCCCTCCTCAAGCCCCCCAAAGCTCAGCGAGGATCCAAAAGCGGTGGGGCGGCCTGCTGGACCCCAGGAGGGAACAGAGACTGTATCGCAGCAGCTGAACGGCAGCTCTTCAGGAAGCGCCACTGGTCAAGACCTTGACCTGCCACCACTGGCCCAGCCAATCCAGTGTGCCTTAGCCAGCAGAGACAACCAGTCAGAAGATGACGTGGAGGTAGAGGCCCCTTGTTGCCTTGACGACTGCCCGTCAGATGGTGCACTACAGAAAGAGGAGTAA
- the fam120c gene encoding constitutive coactivator of PPAR-gamma-like protein 2 isoform X2 — protein MGVQGFQEYLEKRCPGAAVPVDLLKLARTAGRQPPHYHHHHHHPNSLPPPPPPARILVDADSGLQRLYGGYQTDWVCGGEWNAMLGYLAALSQACLYQGGLELVVIFNGTLGKDRWPEWARRAQGQRQTAQLIVNHVGSKATPPPRAWFLPPACLSHCVRLAMFRFRVRVVQTLEDHHQEVLSLYRDYGFQGLIAQDSEFALCNVPAYFSSHALKLSWNGKNLTTHQYLLTEAARQLGLKTQHLPIFAALLGNHILPDEDLAAFHWSLLGPEHPLASLKVRAHQLVLPPCEVVIKAVSEYVASIKDLGNLDLVAKDVFKQSQSRTEDKVERFKKAVDYFSVASKPRPLSMGPSPYLFPGFGPSQFSGPPGHMGAMPPGKAQFGPPQVSGVKVPYPGGLFGSSPAIGPALLCQNPTQPLQDCNDSLVGKMGFADWSAPYDSSQGGNRQPNHHSAAPTGPSPSSSSSSDGEEQNDTSSNHLADKSLRWEDPSGRGGGASGDSHHGIGSGPAIPSLLSMPTRSHMDITTPPLPQVSAEVLRVAEHRHRRGLMYPQIYHILTKGEMKMPVCIEDECNPDLPPASLLFRSARQYAYGVLFSLAETQRRLERLAMRRRSPVDVPPVIVKEWCASKAKSALTPELVPALCFREWTCPNLRRLWLGRASEDRSRRTRAFLACMRSDCPALLNPACVPSHLLLMCCVLRYMMQWPGGRILQRHELDAFLAQAVSNQLYEPDQLQELKVEKVDNRGVQLASLFMSGVDTALFVNDVCGQPLPWDHCCPWGFFDGKLFQSKLAKATRDRASLLDMCEGQEELVSRVEKMRQAILESINLSRPPPPPPPLPPPAFLPPAMVPPFHPMHHLYPPRPLGSMPPPYHHPQHRPRAFPGIQSIPPQGGKLEIAGMVVGQWAGNKPLRGRGGFNMQVVSVGGRGGKELASRGRGGKKMTTNKTQTLSSSPPSSSPPKLSEDPKAVGRPAGPQEGTETVSQQLNGSSSGSATGQDLDLPPLAQPIQCALASRDNQSEDDVEVEAPCCLDDCPSDGALQKEE, from the exons ATGGGGGTTCAAGGCTTTCAAGAGTATTTGGAGAAACGTTGCCCCGGGGCGGCAGTTCCAGTAGACCTACTCAAGCTCGCACGAACAGCAGGCCGTCAGCCCCCACATtatcaccaccaccaccaccatccAAACTCGCTGCCTCCGCCTCCCCCGCCAGCTCGCATTCTCGTTGACGCAGACTCTGGCCTTCAGCGGCTTTATGGGGGCTACCAGACCGACTGGGTTTGTGGAGGCGAATGGAACGCAATGCTCGGCTATCTGGCGGCGCTCTCCCAGGCCTGCTTGTATCAGGGCGGACTGGAGCTGGTGGTGATTTTTAACGGCACACTTGGGAAGGATCGCTGGCCGGAGTGGGCGCGGCGGGCGCAGGGGCAGAGGCAAACAGCGCAGCTTATCGTCAACCACGTCGGCAGCAAAGCCACGCCCCCTCCGCGGGCCTGGTTTCTGCCCCCTGCCTGCCTGAGCCACTGTGTCCGCCTCGCTATGTTTCGATTCCGCGTGCGG GTGGTACAGACCCTTGAGGACCATCACCAGGAGGTGCTATCCCTCTACAGAGACTACGGTTTTCAGGGTCTGATCGCACAGGACTCCGAGTTTGCGCTATGCAACGTCCCAGCCTATTTCAGCTCACATGCTCTCAAGCTCTCCTGGAATGGCAAGAATCTTACCACTCACCAGTACCTGCTGACAGAGGCTGCTCGCCAACTTGGCCTCAAGACCCAGCACCTGCCCATCTTTGCTGCTCTACTCG GTAACCACATTCTGCCAGATGAAGACTTGGCTGCCTTTCATTGGAGTCTTCTGGGGCCAGAACACCCTCTAGCCTCACTCAAG GTAAGGGCTCATCAGTTAGTTCTCCCACCCTGTGAGGTTGTCATCAAGGCTGTATCTGAGTATGTGGCGTCTATCAAAGATCTTGGGAATTTGGATTTGGTGGCCAAGGATGTTTTTAAGCAGTCACAG TCTCGAACTGAAGACAAAGTTGAAAGATTTAAGAAGGCAGTGGATTATTTTTCAGTGGCCAGTAAACCAAGACCTCTTTCCATGGGACCTTCTCCTTACCTCT TTCCAGGTTTTGGGCCTAGTCAGTTTAGTGGACCTCCAGGCCACATGGGGGCAATGCCGCCTGGCAAAGCTCAG TTTGGTCCACCCCAGGTGTCAGGTGTTAAGGTGCCTTATCCAGGTGGGCTATTTGGATCCAGCCCTGCCATTGGTCCTGCCCTTTTATGCCAGAACCCCACACAGCCTCTACAGGACTGTAATGATTCACTAGTTGGGAAAATGGGCTTTGCTGATTGGTCTGCACCGTATGATTCCTCTCAAGGTGGCAACCGACAGCCCAATCATCACTCAGCTGCTCCAACAGGCCCATCCCCTTCATCGTCATCATCTTCAGATGGGGAAGAGCAAAATGACACCAGCTCTAA TCATTTGGCTGACAAGTCTTTGAGATGGGAAGATCCCAGTGGACGGGGAGGCGGGGCCTCTGGGGACAGTCACCACGGTATTGGAAGTGGCCCTGCTATCCCGTCATTGCTGTCCATGCCAACACGGAGTCACATGGACATCACAACGCCACCCCTTCCACAGGTCAGTGCTGAGGTGCTGAGAGTggcagaacacagacacagaagaGGACTCATGTACCCACAGATCTACCACATCCTGACCAAG GGGGAGATGAAGATGCCCGTGTGTATAGAGGATGAGTGCAACCCAGACCTGCCACCTGCCTCGCTACTTTTCCGTTCTGCCCGCCAATATGCCTACGGGGTGCTGTTCAGCTTGGCTGAGACCCAGCGGAGGTTGGAGAGACTGGCCATGCGCAGACGCAGTCCAGTTGACG TGCCCCCAGTGATTGTAAAGGAGTGGTGTGCCAGTAAAGCTAAATCTGCCCTGACTCCAGAGCTCGTCCCAGCCCTGTGTTTCCGTGAGTGGACATGTCCCAACCTGAGGCGGTTGTGGCTGGGCAGAGCCTCAGAGGACCGTAGCCGCCGCACTAGAGCGTTCCTGGCATGCATGCGCTCAGACTGCCCTGCCCTTCTCAACCCGGCTTGTGTGCCGTCTCACCTGCTGCTCATGTGCTGTGTGCTCAG gtaTATGATGCAGTGGCCGGGAGGCCGCATTCTTCAGCGCCATGAGCTTGATGCCTTTTTGGCTCAAGCTGTGTCCAACCAGCTCTATGAGCCCGACCAACTTCAGGAACTCAAG GTGGAGAAGGTGGATAACCGTGGGGTACAGCTGGCCTCTCTGTTCATGAGCGGTGTGGACACTGCCTTGTTTGTGAATGATGTATGCGGACAGCCCCTGCCATGGGACCACTGCTGCCCTTGGGGCTTCTTTGATGGAAAGTTGTTCCAGAGCAAGCTAGCTAAAGCCACCAGAGACAGAGCCTCCTTACTTGACATGTGTGAAGGCCAG GAGGAACTGGTTTCAAGGGTGGAGAAGATGCGCCAGGCCATTCTAGAAAGCATCAACCTCTCCCGACCGCCTCCCCCTCCTCCACCACTGCCACCCCCTGCATTCCTCCCCCCTGCCATGGTGCCTCCTTTCCACCCCATGCATCATCTGTACCCTCCTCGACCCCTGGGCTCCATGCCACCACCATATCATCACCCCCAGCACCGGCCCAGGGCCTTCCCAG GAATCCAGTCTATACCTCCCCAGGGTGGCAAGCTGGAAATTGCTGGCATGGTTGTTGGTCAGTGGGCTGGAAACAAGCCACTACGTGGCAGAGGGGGATTTAATATGCAGGTGGTGTCAGTAGGAGGAAGAGG GGGTAAAGAGCTAGCAtcaagaggaagaggagggaaGAAAATgaccacaaacaaaacacag ACACTTTCGTCATCACCTCCCTCCTCAAGCCCCCCAAAGCTCAGCGAGGATCCAAAAGCGGTGGGGCGGCCTGCTGGACCCCAGGAGGGAACAGAGACTGTATCGCAGCAGCTGAACGGCAGCTCTTCAGGAAGCGCCACTGGTCAAGACCTTGACCTGCCACCACTGGCCCAGCCAATCCAGTGTGCCTTAGCCAGCAGAGACAACCAGTCAGAAGATGACGTGGAGGTAGAGGCCCCTTGTTGCCTTGACGACTGCCCGTCAGATGGTGCACTACAGAAAGAGGAGTAA
- the fam120c gene encoding constitutive coactivator of PPAR-gamma-like protein 2 isoform X3, producing MGVQGFQEYLEKRCPGAAVPVDLLKLARTAGRQPPHYHHHHHHPNSLPPPPPPARILVDADSGLQRLYGGYQTDWVCGGEWNAMLGYLAALSQACLYQGGLELVVIFNGTLGKDRWPEWARRAQGQRQTAQLIVNHVGSKATPPPRAWFLPPACLSHCVRLAMFRFRVRVVQTLEDHHQEVLSLYRDYGFQGLIAQDSEFALCNVPAYFSSHALKLSWNGKNLTTHQYLLTEAARQLGLKTQHLPIFAALLGNHILPDEDLAAFHWSLLGPEHPLASLKVRAHQLVLPPCEVVIKAVSEYVASIKDLGNLDLVAKDVFKQSQSRTEDKVERFKKAVDYFSVASKPRPLSMGPSPYLFPGFGPSQFSGPPGHMGAMPPGKAQVSGVKVPYPGGLFGSSPAIGPALLCQNPTQPLQDCNDSLVGKMGFADWSAPYDSSQGGNRQPNHHSAAPTGPSPSSSSSSDGEEQNDTSSNHLADKSLRWEDPSGRGGGASGDSHHGIGSGPAIPSLLSMPTRSHMDITTPPLPQVSAEVLRVAEHRHRRGLMYPQIYHILTKGEMKMPVCIEDECNPDLPPASLLFRSARQYAYGVLFSLAETQRRLERLAMRRRSPVDVPPVIVKEWCASKAKSALTPELVPALCFREWTCPNLRRLWLGRASEDRSRRTRAFLACMRSDCPALLNPACVPSHLLLMCCVLRYMMQWPGGRILQRHELDAFLAQAVSNQLYEPDQLQELKVEKVDNRGVQLASLFMSGVDTALFVNDVCGQPLPWDHCCPWGFFDGKLFQSKLAKATRDRASLLDMCEGQEELVSRVEKMRQAILESINLSRPPPPPPPLPPPAFLPPAMVPPFHPMHHLYPPRPLGSMPPPYHHPQHRPRAFPGIQSIPPQGGKLEIAGMVVGQWAGNKPLRGRGGFNMQVVSVGGRGRGKELASRGRGGKKMTTNKTQTLSSSPPSSSPPKLSEDPKAVGRPAGPQEGTETVSQQLNGSSSGSATGQDLDLPPLAQPIQCALASRDNQSEDDVEVEAPCCLDDCPSDGALQKEE from the exons ATGGGGGTTCAAGGCTTTCAAGAGTATTTGGAGAAACGTTGCCCCGGGGCGGCAGTTCCAGTAGACCTACTCAAGCTCGCACGAACAGCAGGCCGTCAGCCCCCACATtatcaccaccaccaccaccatccAAACTCGCTGCCTCCGCCTCCCCCGCCAGCTCGCATTCTCGTTGACGCAGACTCTGGCCTTCAGCGGCTTTATGGGGGCTACCAGACCGACTGGGTTTGTGGAGGCGAATGGAACGCAATGCTCGGCTATCTGGCGGCGCTCTCCCAGGCCTGCTTGTATCAGGGCGGACTGGAGCTGGTGGTGATTTTTAACGGCACACTTGGGAAGGATCGCTGGCCGGAGTGGGCGCGGCGGGCGCAGGGGCAGAGGCAAACAGCGCAGCTTATCGTCAACCACGTCGGCAGCAAAGCCACGCCCCCTCCGCGGGCCTGGTTTCTGCCCCCTGCCTGCCTGAGCCACTGTGTCCGCCTCGCTATGTTTCGATTCCGCGTGCGG GTGGTACAGACCCTTGAGGACCATCACCAGGAGGTGCTATCCCTCTACAGAGACTACGGTTTTCAGGGTCTGATCGCACAGGACTCCGAGTTTGCGCTATGCAACGTCCCAGCCTATTTCAGCTCACATGCTCTCAAGCTCTCCTGGAATGGCAAGAATCTTACCACTCACCAGTACCTGCTGACAGAGGCTGCTCGCCAACTTGGCCTCAAGACCCAGCACCTGCCCATCTTTGCTGCTCTACTCG GTAACCACATTCTGCCAGATGAAGACTTGGCTGCCTTTCATTGGAGTCTTCTGGGGCCAGAACACCCTCTAGCCTCACTCAAG GTAAGGGCTCATCAGTTAGTTCTCCCACCCTGTGAGGTTGTCATCAAGGCTGTATCTGAGTATGTGGCGTCTATCAAAGATCTTGGGAATTTGGATTTGGTGGCCAAGGATGTTTTTAAGCAGTCACAG TCTCGAACTGAAGACAAAGTTGAAAGATTTAAGAAGGCAGTGGATTATTTTTCAGTGGCCAGTAAACCAAGACCTCTTTCCATGGGACCTTCTCCTTACCTCT TTCCAGGTTTTGGGCCTAGTCAGTTTAGTGGACCTCCAGGCCACATGGGGGCAATGCCGCCTGGCAAAGCTCAG GTGTCAGGTGTTAAGGTGCCTTATCCAGGTGGGCTATTTGGATCCAGCCCTGCCATTGGTCCTGCCCTTTTATGCCAGAACCCCACACAGCCTCTACAGGACTGTAATGATTCACTAGTTGGGAAAATGGGCTTTGCTGATTGGTCTGCACCGTATGATTCCTCTCAAGGTGGCAACCGACAGCCCAATCATCACTCAGCTGCTCCAACAGGCCCATCCCCTTCATCGTCATCATCTTCAGATGGGGAAGAGCAAAATGACACCAGCTCTAA TCATTTGGCTGACAAGTCTTTGAGATGGGAAGATCCCAGTGGACGGGGAGGCGGGGCCTCTGGGGACAGTCACCACGGTATTGGAAGTGGCCCTGCTATCCCGTCATTGCTGTCCATGCCAACACGGAGTCACATGGACATCACAACGCCACCCCTTCCACAGGTCAGTGCTGAGGTGCTGAGAGTggcagaacacagacacagaagaGGACTCATGTACCCACAGATCTACCACATCCTGACCAAG GGGGAGATGAAGATGCCCGTGTGTATAGAGGATGAGTGCAACCCAGACCTGCCACCTGCCTCGCTACTTTTCCGTTCTGCCCGCCAATATGCCTACGGGGTGCTGTTCAGCTTGGCTGAGACCCAGCGGAGGTTGGAGAGACTGGCCATGCGCAGACGCAGTCCAGTTGACG TGCCCCCAGTGATTGTAAAGGAGTGGTGTGCCAGTAAAGCTAAATCTGCCCTGACTCCAGAGCTCGTCCCAGCCCTGTGTTTCCGTGAGTGGACATGTCCCAACCTGAGGCGGTTGTGGCTGGGCAGAGCCTCAGAGGACCGTAGCCGCCGCACTAGAGCGTTCCTGGCATGCATGCGCTCAGACTGCCCTGCCCTTCTCAACCCGGCTTGTGTGCCGTCTCACCTGCTGCTCATGTGCTGTGTGCTCAG gtaTATGATGCAGTGGCCGGGAGGCCGCATTCTTCAGCGCCATGAGCTTGATGCCTTTTTGGCTCAAGCTGTGTCCAACCAGCTCTATGAGCCCGACCAACTTCAGGAACTCAAG GTGGAGAAGGTGGATAACCGTGGGGTACAGCTGGCCTCTCTGTTCATGAGCGGTGTGGACACTGCCTTGTTTGTGAATGATGTATGCGGACAGCCCCTGCCATGGGACCACTGCTGCCCTTGGGGCTTCTTTGATGGAAAGTTGTTCCAGAGCAAGCTAGCTAAAGCCACCAGAGACAGAGCCTCCTTACTTGACATGTGTGAAGGCCAG GAGGAACTGGTTTCAAGGGTGGAGAAGATGCGCCAGGCCATTCTAGAAAGCATCAACCTCTCCCGACCGCCTCCCCCTCCTCCACCACTGCCACCCCCTGCATTCCTCCCCCCTGCCATGGTGCCTCCTTTCCACCCCATGCATCATCTGTACCCTCCTCGACCCCTGGGCTCCATGCCACCACCATATCATCACCCCCAGCACCGGCCCAGGGCCTTCCCAG GAATCCAGTCTATACCTCCCCAGGGTGGCAAGCTGGAAATTGCTGGCATGGTTGTTGGTCAGTGGGCTGGAAACAAGCCACTACGTGGCAGAGGGGGATTTAATATGCAGGTGGTGTCAGTAGGAGGAAGAGG aAGGGGTAAAGAGCTAGCAtcaagaggaagaggagggaaGAAAATgaccacaaacaaaacacag ACACTTTCGTCATCACCTCCCTCCTCAAGCCCCCCAAAGCTCAGCGAGGATCCAAAAGCGGTGGGGCGGCCTGCTGGACCCCAGGAGGGAACAGAGACTGTATCGCAGCAGCTGAACGGCAGCTCTTCAGGAAGCGCCACTGGTCAAGACCTTGACCTGCCACCACTGGCCCAGCCAATCCAGTGTGCCTTAGCCAGCAGAGACAACCAGTCAGAAGATGACGTGGAGGTAGAGGCCCCTTGTTGCCTTGACGACTGCCCGTCAGATGGTGCACTACAGAAAGAGGAGTAA